CGGCCACCCGCGCCACGTCGTCCGTCGTCGCCTCCTGCAGCCGGTCGCGGTGGAGGAAGAGCAGGCGCCAGTCGCCCGCGGCGGCCCATTCGGTCAGGTCCAGGCCGACGCGCTCGGAGTTCGAGAGCGTGAGCCGGATGGTCCGCAGGCGCGCAGCGCGTGCGCGCTCGACCTCCTCGTCCGTCGGCGGGTCGGTGCGGAGCGACTCGAGGGTCTGGATGAACGCGTCACGCGCCGCGTCCAGCGACTGGTCGAGCCGGACCTCGGCGTAGGCGAGCAGCACGCCGGGCTCCCGCAACGCGTAGCTCGCGGCGCCGACGCTCGTGGCGAGCCCGGGCTCGACGAGCGCCTTGTAGAGCCGGCCGGAGGGCGTGTTGCCCAGCACGTGCGCGAGCAGGTCCACGGCCGGATAATCCTCGTGCGCGGCCGGCGGGACGTGGTACGACGCCATGACGTACTGCACGTCGCCGACGCGGCGCACGATGACCATACGCTCGCCGTCCTGCGGGGGCTCGCGGGTGTACGTGGGCCAGAGCCTGTCCTCACCCGAGCGGTCCGGCCGCGGAATCGCGCCGAAGTACTTCTCGATCAGACGCAGCGCGCGCTCCTCATCGAAGCTCCCGGAGACGACGAGGATCGCGTTGTCGGGCTGGTAGTAGCGCCGGTAGAACGCCTGGAGCCGCTCGATGGGCACGTTTTCGATGTCCGAGCGCGCGCCGATCGTCGTGCGGCCGTAGGCGTGCCACAGGTACGCGGCGGACATCGTGCGGTCGAGCAGCACGCCGAACGGGCTGTTCTCGCCGGACTCCCACTCGTTGCGGACGACGGTCATCTCGGAGTCCAGGTCCTCCTTCCGCACGAAGGAGTTGACCATGCGGTCCGCCTCGAGGCGGATCGCCCACTCGAGGTTCTCCTCCGATGCCGGGAAGGTGATGAAGTAGTTCGTGCGGTCGAACCACGTGGTGCCGTTGGCGCGGCCGCCCCGCTCGGTGAGCTCCTGCGGGATGTCGGGGTGCGACGGCGTGCCCTTGAACTGCAGGTGCTCGAGCAGGTGCGCCATGCCGGACTCGCCGTACCCCTCGTGCCGCGAGCCGACGAAGTAGGTGATGTTGACCGTGGTGGACGGCCGCGAGGGATCCGGGAACAGCACGATCCGGAGCCCGTTCGGGAGCCGGTACTCGCTGATGCCCTCGACCGTGGCGACGTGCTCGGCCTTCGGCGGCTGCGGCGCGACCGTGGGCTGGCGGACCTGCGCGACCAGCGCCGGCGGCAGCGGTACGGCGAGGGCGAGGAAGAGGAGCATCAGCGCCGCGCGCGCGCGTGGCAGGCGCGTGGGCGCGGCGGTCGATCGTCGGGCCCGGGTCGGCGCGGTGCCGGCGGCCCGACGGGAGTGGAGAGAGGCGCACAGCCGGGTCATCATCGTCCTCCGTCGTACAAACACAGGAACAACACGAGCCAGCGAAATCGTGCACACCGGGGGCTGTTGCCGGTGTGTTCGATGTTCATCAACGAGTCGAAGATTGCACGGGTTTCGTGGCAGCCCGGGAATAGGAGAGCTGGCCGTGTGGGGGCATTCATGGGGGGGCGGGTACGCGTCTGTCAACTATGGGGTTCGTAGTGCGCGTACGGCTCGGCGCCGCCGGGCTGGCGGGTGGCTAAGCTGGGCGGCGAAGGGAGGCGGTGTGGTGGGACGCGCTCCCGTCGGCGCCTATTTGTTCGACAGCTCGGTGGAGGTGCGCGCCGCGGCGCCTCAGGTCCGCGCGTCCACGACCTGCGGGGCCTGGTGCGACGCCGCGTACTCGATGAGCCGGTGGTCCGCCGTGACCAGAGGGATGTCGTGCAGCAGTGCGGCCGCGATGAGCATCCGGTCCGCCGGATCGTTGTGCAGGGCGTCCGACAGCCGTGTCGAGAGCAGCAACACGTCCCGGTCGAGCGGCAGGAACGCGATGCCGGGCGCGCGCTCCGCGCGGCGGAACCACACGCTCGCGTCGATCGACAGCCGCAGCTTGCCCTGCGCCGTCTTGACGGCCACCTCCCAGTACGAGATGTCCAGGACCCGCAGCCGGCCGCGGGCGGCGCTCGCCTCCAGGAGCCCGCGCAGCGGCGGCGTGATCCGCGCCGCGTCGCCCTCGAGCAGCCAGACCCAGACGTGGGTGTCCAGGAGTAGCGGGCCGTCGTACCCGGCGAGCGCCGCGGGGTCGTGCACAGGACCCGGCGTGTCGCTCACCCGACGTCGCCCCACGCCGCGAAGTCCGGCGCGACGATGTCGCCGTGCCCGGCCACCGTCCCGCGCAGGAAGCCGAACGGGCTCGGCGCCGCCACGTCCGGCGCCACGAGCTTCGCCACCGGGCGGCCCCGCTTCGTGATCAGGTACTGCGTCGTGCCGTCGGCGACCCTTTCCATCAGCTCGAGACAGGTGTTCTTGAACACGCCCGCGGCGACCTCAATCACCTCGGGTGCGCCCGCCGCGCCGGGCGGAGTGGACGGCGCGAGCGTCTCTTTCACGCGCTTCGAGGCAGGCACGGCTAACCTCCGTGTTCGGACGAAGGGACTGTGAGTCCGG
The nucleotide sequence above comes from bacterium. Encoded proteins:
- a CDS encoding type II toxin-antitoxin system prevent-host-death family antitoxin, which translates into the protein MERVADGTTQYLITKRGRPVAKLVAPDVAAPSPFGFLRGTVAGHGDIVAPDFAAWGDVG